TCATGCTGCATCAAGAATTGCAATACTAACTCAGATCACTGTTCTGAGAGAAAACTGaacaatgttttatgttttttcaccTTTTCAATGTGTCACTCGGCTTGTGAATTAGCAGAACTTGAACAAAGACATTATACAACACTCAACATGAATAatgcttaatgtggcttaatggaCCAAGACAGTGATAAAgacaaaactaaaaaacataCTACTATGTGCAAATACGCATATGAGCCCAAAATGTGAACgaaacatgtttttttacaggTTAAGTATTTTCctcttataaaaagaaaacacttaatGCACTTAGTGatattaatctctctctctcgatagatataaatagatagatagacagatagattggTTGATTAATTAAATGATACAAGTAGAAATATACACATTCAATATATCTCTCTTTTTCTGTGCATTTAAGGTTTTTGGAAGCCCTGGGGCCAATGGTGGGTTTAATTTCACAAGAAATTGAATCGAAAACCGCCATCATTCGTGACCTGACCCAAAATGCGGAGAAAGAGGCAGAGAAGAaaatgaaagacagaaaaagaatGCCTGAGCAAAGTGACCGAGTCTTAATGAAATCTCATAACGGATCTCTGAACTACTCTAAAATGAATCACAGACTCTCATTTGGTTATACTTCTGTTCGGTCTATGATTAAATGGGAGCTGGAAAACGGTTTGGTGGACTTCCACAAGCAGACGAACTCTGGCTGCAGGACTCTGTTACGCTTGCATCGTGCTCTGCTCTGGCTGCAAAACTTCCTGCAGGAACTGGGGAAGGATGCAAGCGAAGGGGAGCATCTACGAAGTCCTTCTGACCTCTGCAAAGAAACTTATCAGCGCACACTGGCCCACCATCACACCTGGTGGGTTAGGAAAGGAGCGGAACTGGCCTTTCTTGCCATGCCTGAACGACCTTATTTCTACCAGTTGGTGTGTGTGGAAACGCAGTCAGAAGCTGCTGTGGTGCTAAACAGGGTAGTGAGAGCGATAGGAGAAGTGTACGAGAGAAATGAAGTCGCTCTACAGGAGCACGGCATGCTGGACCTACCCTGAGTGtagaaagaaggagaaaaaatGACAGGAAATATGAGTGGGACCAACCTGAAGAACAAGGCACTAAATTATAAGACTGGAGTTTGAACCCTTATGAAGAAAGAATAAAGACACTGCTGGATGAATACAAGGCTTATTTATTCATACTGATGTActcaaattaagtaaaattttctTAAAGAGATAGTGACCTCTTTCTTGAATTTATAAGTGACCAAATTCATGAGTTCATttggaaattttttttataacaaaatccCACTATCAAAAATGTAACAGGTTTGTTGTTAAAACAACTAAATATGCTGTATATTGTTGGtgcttgtcatcttttttttcctGATATTGTAAAAAGCCATACATTGATTCTTGTGAAAATATTTGCGGTTTTCAGTAGATTTGCACAATAATGCAACTGTTTGATTGTGAAAGATGCAGCAGTGCAGGCTCAGCAAAAGGGACAGACTCGTCCGAAGTCCTGTTTCAACAGAAGAACGTTTTTACAATCCATATGCTTATCAGAAGCAGTTTTATAACAGTGTGACTGATACCTAATGATTGCTCAGGGGATATTCTCTCGGAGGCACACACATCCATTTGGGCATGACAAACTGGATAGCAATGTGTTTACAGAACTCCTACAGAAACCACTCAAGGGGACTAAAAGTTGCCCTAAATGAAGAGCACAGAGGGgtattatactgtattatactgtaatttgaaataattttgaacAGTACATTTGAAAACGTACTGAAATGTATTGTCTACAaccttaataataacaattttaaaatagttatttttaattatactacCATAAACTACACAAACAGATGCAAACATTACACGTACCTCATATTCTGTCACATATGCATATTATTCTAGGAAACTAAAGCTAATGGAAACAAAGTTCTCAAATCAAGTCACCCTCAATTGAAATGGTGAAAGGGCACCATAGTGTTAGAGAAACTGGAGAAACCTAAACCTTTTTACCTTGAAAACTGATTTCTGGAAATGATAATGCAGTTTGTATTGAAGAGATTTTGGTAATGGTTTATTTCAATACATCAGATTTATGAACACATAAGGTGTTTATACAGTATAATTAAACTTTAGTCAATATAATTTCAGGCTCTCGTTGTTCATCAAACATTTGAGCAgtttatattactgtatataagcACTAAGCCATATCAAATGTTGTTGAGATGGTGGGCTTGTTCTCACAACCCACTCTTTTCAAGCACATCTAAACAGCATTCACTGTATTTACTTATTAATATACTTTATACATACCTCAGGATGACTTGTCACCTTGTTTTCAAAAGCTGGTGAGTTCTTTTGGTTAATATGTTCAAAGGAGACTTATTTAAAACTTGCCATGTATTGTCAATGTTTAAATCTGTAGTTTTATGAAacatatttatgatacattttggTATTGTAAAGGCTACAAAGAGATCCAGACTATTAAAgttatgatttattaaattattggTCCGAATTATTGTGACCTCCTTGTATTTTATAATAAGCACTTAACAACTTAAAGAG
The sequence above is drawn from the Carassius auratus strain Wakin chromosome 5, ASM336829v1, whole genome shotgun sequence genome and encodes:
- the LOC113077462 gene encoding ceramide-1-phosphate transfer protein-like; amino-acid sequence: MDSRPPRRGRWIIMGVKCRACVAIVFILLLLGSMWLHGNLEDHWNSCPKVSSVKNKGLSLIRVNSSDDDVAPLRVCPGNSFQVANLLAHLQAAPLSTNDVLLKPYLASWDELIKFLEALGPMVGLISQEIESKTAIIRDLTQNAEKEAEKKMKDRKRMPEQSDRVLMKSHNGSLNYSKMNHRLSFGYTSVRSMIKWELENGLVDFHKQTNSGCRTLLRLHRALLWLQNFLQELGKDASEGEHLRSPSDLCKETYQRTLAHHHTWWVRKGAELAFLAMPERPYFYQLVCVETQSEAAVVLNRVVRAIGEVYERNEVALQEHGMLDLP